In the Clostridium sporogenes genome, one interval contains:
- a CDS encoding lipoate--protein ligase, with protein sequence MKYIDNSNIDPYFNLATEEYFLRHKDGEYFILWRDEPCVVVGKNQNTLSEIDMDYIETNKVKVVRRQTGGGAVFHDLGNLNYTFIVKDDGKSFNDFERFCEPIIGVLDTLGVKAEFAGRNDLLIDGKKISGTAQCKYKNRVMHHGTLLFSSDIVNLSGALKPKKIKFQDKAVKSVVSRITNISEHLDSEIDVLTFKDKIFDYILKSEKDAKVMPLTPDEIDEIEKIKKSKYETWAWNFGSSPKYDFYNEGKFTGGTIELNLKVEKGIIKDIKIFGDFFGVKDVKEIEDLLKGIKHNKEKIESIIKDINIGEYFARITVEEFLSLF encoded by the coding sequence ATGAAATATATTGATAATTCAAATATTGATCCATATTTTAATTTAGCAACTGAAGAGTATTTTTTAAGACATAAAGATGGTGAATACTTTATTTTATGGAGAGACGAGCCTTGTGTTGTAGTCGGAAAGAATCAAAATACATTATCAGAGATAGATATGGATTATATAGAAACTAATAAGGTTAAAGTAGTAAGAAGACAAACAGGCGGTGGCGCTGTATTTCATGATTTAGGAAACTTAAACTATACTTTTATAGTTAAAGATGACGGGAAAAGTTTTAATGATTTTGAAAGATTTTGTGAACCTATAATAGGAGTTTTGGACACATTAGGGGTTAAAGCTGAATTCGCAGGACGAAATGATTTGTTGATAGATGGTAAAAAGATTTCTGGAACAGCTCAATGTAAGTATAAAAATAGAGTCATGCATCATGGAACTCTTTTGTTTTCATCGGATATAGTAAACTTAAGTGGTGCTCTAAAACCTAAAAAGATAAAATTTCAAGACAAAGCAGTTAAGTCAGTTGTAAGCAGGATAACTAATATTTCCGAACATTTAGATTCAGAAATTGATGTTTTAACCTTTAAAGATAAGATATTTGATTATATTTTAAAAAGTGAAAAAGATGCAAAGGTTATGCCATTAACCCCAGATGAAATAGATGAAATTGAAAAAATTAAAAAGAGTAAATATGAAACCTGGGCTTGGAACTTTGGAAGTTCTCCTAAGTATGATTTTTATAATGAAGGAAAGTTTACAGGTGGAACTATAGAGCTAAATCTAAAAGTAGAAAAAGGGATAATTAAAGATATAAAGATATTCGGAGATTTCTTTGGTGTTAAGGATGTAAAAGAAATAGAAGATTTATTAAAGGGTATTAAGCACAACAAAGAAAAAATAGAGAGTATAATAAAAGATATTAACATAGGTGAATATTTTGCTAGAATAACTGTGGAAGAATTTTTAAGCTTATTCTAA
- the lpdA gene encoding dihydrolipoyl dehydrogenase, giving the protein MKDIIVIGGGPGGYVAAIRAAHLGADVAVVEMDSFGGTCLNRGCIPTKTLYRTAEIMNTLKHIEDFGIEAENYNLNVDKVHERKNNIIKQLVGGVEKLLKGNGVEIIRGKAFLKDKNTVLVETKDGEVTLEGKNIIIATGSDAEMPAIKGIENKNIITSEDILEFDRIPKHLVVSGGGVVGMEFANIFKAMGSEVTVIVARDSILYDIDREISKRYTAMAKRSGINILTSTKILEFAGDDNNVTIKCEGKKGEFELNSDMVLIAKGRRGNFTGMNLEELGIEHDKKKIIVDNNYKTNIDGIYAIGDANGICLLAHAASHQGIEVVENIMENKKCHKSVIPNCVFTFPEIATVGMTEEEIKAKGIEYIKNKFLFGANGKALALGEGEGFVKVICEKESKKILGIHIMGPHASDLIHEGVVAVEKGMTVNDFKDVVHAHPTLGETFYEAMMGLNKEAIHSINKK; this is encoded by the coding sequence TTGAAGGATATTATAGTTATAGGTGGAGGCCCTGGTGGATATGTAGCTGCTATAAGGGCTGCACATTTAGGTGCTGATGTAGCAGTTGTTGAAATGGATAGCTTTGGCGGAACATGCCTTAATAGAGGATGCATACCAACAAAGACTTTATATAGAACAGCAGAAATAATGAACACACTAAAACATATAGAGGACTTTGGGATAGAGGCTGAAAACTATAATCTAAATGTAGATAAGGTTCATGAAAGAAAAAATAATATAATAAAACAATTAGTAGGTGGAGTTGAAAAATTACTAAAAGGAAATGGTGTTGAAATTATAAGAGGTAAGGCTTTTTTAAAAGATAAAAATACTGTTTTAGTAGAAACTAAAGATGGGGAAGTTACATTAGAAGGAAAAAATATAATTATAGCAACAGGATCAGATGCTGAGATGCCAGCTATAAAAGGTATAGAGAATAAAAATATAATAACAAGTGAGGATATCTTAGAATTTGATAGAATTCCAAAACATTTAGTAGTTTCAGGTGGCGGTGTTGTTGGAATGGAATTTGCTAATATTTTTAAAGCTATGGGAAGTGAAGTAACAGTAATAGTTGCTAGGGATTCTATATTATATGATATTGATAGAGAAATAAGTAAAAGGTATACAGCTATGGCAAAAAGATCAGGAATAAATATATTAACATCAACTAAAATATTGGAGTTTGCTGGGGATGATAATAATGTAACTATAAAATGTGAAGGTAAAAAAGGTGAGTTTGAGTTAAACTCTGATATGGTTCTTATAGCTAAAGGTAGAAGAGGAAACTTTACAGGTATGAACTTAGAAGAACTAGGGATTGAACATGATAAAAAGAAAATAATTGTAGATAATAATTATAAAACTAATATAGATGGAATATATGCAATTGGAGATGCAAATGGAATTTGTCTTTTAGCTCATGCAGCATCCCATCAAGGCATAGAGGTTGTAGAGAATATAATGGAAAATAAAAAATGTCATAAATCTGTGATTCCAAATTGTGTATTTACATTCCCTGAAATAGCAACTGTAGGTATGACAGAGGAAGAAATTAAGGCAAAGGGTATAGAGTATATAAAAAATAAATTCCTATTTGGAGCTAATGGGAAAGCTTTGGCATTAGGCGAAGGTGAAGGTTTTGTAAAAGTTATATGTGAAAAGGAAAGTAAAAAGATTTTAGGTATCCATATAATGGGCCCACATGCTTCAGATTTAATACATGAAGGTGTGGTAGCAGTTGAAAAAGGTATGACAGTAAATGATTTTAAAGATGTAGTACATGCTCACCCAACATTAGGGGAAACATTTTACGAAGCAATGATGGGATTAAATAAAGAAGCTATTCATAGCATAAATAAGAAATAA
- the gcvPB gene encoding aminomethyl-transferring glycine dehydrogenase subunit GcvPB — MKDYNKVIFELSSEGRKGYRLPDLDVPEVELSKLLPKNLLREDEIDLPEVSEVDVVRHYTALSNKNYTVDNGFYPLGSCTMKYNPKINEDIAALRGFSKIHPLQDENISQGALELMYDLKGKLCEITGLDDFTLQPAAGAHGEYTGLLIIKAYHEKRGDTKRTKIIVPDSAHGTNPASASVAGFDIVEIKSGEDGRVSIEELKKVLNDEIAGLMLTNPSTLGLFEKDIKLISELVHEAGGLLYYDGANLNAVMGIARPGDMGFDVCHLNMHKTFSTPHGGGGPGSGPVGVKKHLAKFLPIPTVEKENDKFILDYNREDSLGKIRSLYGNFGVMVKAYTYILTMGREGLKAASENAVLNANYIKESLRDYYNIGKDDICKHEVILSTLKENPHHIATLDIAKRLIDYGVHPPTVYFPLIIEEALMIEPTESESKETVDEFIDAMKKIAVEAEENPEILHEAPVNAPVRRLDQVKAARKPILKWQK; from the coding sequence ATGAAAGATTATAATAAAGTTATATTTGAGCTGTCATCAGAAGGTAGAAAAGGCTATAGACTTCCTGATTTAGATGTACCAGAAGTAGAACTTTCAAAATTACTACCTAAAAACTTATTAAGAGAAGATGAAATAGATCTTCCAGAAGTAAGTGAAGTTGATGTTGTAAGACACTATACAGCTCTTTCAAATAAAAATTATACTGTTGATAACGGATTTTATCCATTAGGATCATGCACTATGAAATATAATCCTAAAATAAATGAAGATATAGCTGCATTGAGGGGATTTTCAAAAATACATCCACTTCAAGATGAAAATATTTCACAGGGTGCATTAGAATTAATGTATGATTTAAAGGGTAAATTATGTGAAATTACAGGACTGGATGATTTTACTCTTCAACCAGCAGCAGGTGCACATGGTGAGTATACTGGACTTTTGATTATAAAAGCTTACCATGAAAAAAGAGGAGATACAAAAAGAACAAAAATTATAGTTCCTGATTCAGCACATGGTACAAATCCTGCTAGTGCATCAGTAGCTGGATTTGACATTGTAGAAATAAAATCTGGTGAAGATGGTAGAGTTTCTATTGAAGAACTTAAAAAAGTTTTAAATGATGAAATAGCAGGGCTAATGCTTACAAATCCAAGTACCTTAGGATTATTTGAAAAAGATATAAAACTTATAAGTGAGTTAGTTCATGAAGCCGGTGGATTGTTATATTATGATGGAGCTAACCTAAATGCAGTAATGGGAATTGCAAGGCCAGGGGATATGGGATTCGATGTATGTCATTTAAATATGCATAAAACATTCTCAACTCCACATGGTGGTGGCGGACCGGGATCAGGGCCTGTGGGAGTTAAAAAGCATTTAGCTAAATTTCTTCCAATACCAACAGTTGAAAAGGAAAATGATAAATTTATATTAGATTATAATAGAGAAGATTCACTTGGGAAAATTAGAAGTTTATATGGAAATTTTGGTGTTATGGTTAAAGCATACACTTATATCTTAACAATGGGCAGGGAAGGATTAAAAGCAGCTTCCGAAAATGCTGTTTTAAATGCAAATTATATAAAAGAATCTTTAAGAGATTATTATAATATTGGAAAAGATGATATTTGTAAACATGAGGTGATTTTAAGTACCCTTAAGGAAAATCCACATCATATAGCTACATTAGATATTGCAAAGAGATTAATAGATTATGGTGTACATCCACCTACAGTTTATTTTCCATTAATAATTGAAGAGGCCCTTATGATAGAGCCTACTGAAAGTGAAAGTAAAGAGACTGTTGATGAATTTATAGATGCTATGAAAAAAATAGCTGTAGAAGCTGAAGAAAATCCAGAAATTTTACATGAGGCACCAGTAAATGCACCAGTAAGAAGATTAGACCAAGTAAAAGCAGCTAGAAAACCTATCTTAAAATGGCAAAAATAA
- the gcvPA gene encoding aminomethyl-transferring glycine dehydrogenase subunit GcvPA: protein MFPYIPNTEKETKEILDFLSIKSVDELFSDIPDNLKLNRELNIESSLSELEVEKRLKSLASKNKSMEDMTCFLGAGIYDHYIPSVIKHLTGRSEFYTAYTPYQPEVSQGTLQAIFEYQSMICALTGMEVSNSSMYDGATATAEAAILSIISTKRNTIIVSKSVNPDTRKVLNTYLKYRGYNMIEIDLEDGTTDVDKVSNSLDKNAAAVIIQSPNFFGLVEDVENMVDAIHKNKSLLIMNVDPISLGILKSPGELGADIVVGDGQCLGANMSYGGPGFGFMNTTKKLMRKMPGRIVGETEDVEGKRGFVLTLQAREQHIRREKATSNICSDQTAVAIGAAVYMATLGKEGIKEVAEQCVAKSHYAYNELIKSGKYKPVFNKPFFKEFVVKSETSPCEINDKLLENNILGGYDLGKVYSEYENSMLFCVTEKRTREDIDNLVKVMEAI from the coding sequence ATGTTTCCATATATTCCAAACACAGAAAAAGAAACAAAAGAAATTTTAGATTTTCTTTCAATAAAATCTGTAGATGAATTATTTAGCGATATACCAGATAATTTAAAGTTGAATAGGGAGTTAAATATAGAAAGTTCTTTATCAGAACTAGAAGTTGAAAAAAGATTAAAATCTTTAGCTTCAAAAAATAAATCTATGGAAGATATGACATGTTTCTTAGGGGCTGGAATTTATGATCATTATATACCTTCTGTAATTAAGCATTTGACAGGAAGATCAGAATTTTATACAGCATATACACCATACCAACCAGAGGTAAGTCAAGGAACACTTCAAGCTATATTTGAATATCAAAGTATGATTTGTGCTTTAACAGGCATGGAAGTTTCAAACTCTTCTATGTATGATGGAGCAACAGCAACAGCTGAGGCAGCTATACTTTCTATTATTAGTACTAAAAGAAATACTATTATAGTTTCTAAATCAGTAAATCCTGATACAAGAAAAGTTCTTAATACTTATTTAAAGTATAGAGGATATAACATGATAGAAATTGATTTAGAAGATGGTACTACAGATGTAGATAAAGTTAGTAATAGCTTAGATAAAAATGCAGCAGCAGTTATAATTCAAAGTCCAAACTTCTTTGGCTTAGTTGAAGATGTAGAAAATATGGTAGATGCTATTCATAAAAATAAATCACTATTAATAATGAATGTAGACCCAATATCACTAGGTATATTAAAAAGTCCAGGTGAATTAGGTGCAGATATTGTTGTTGGTGATGGACAATGCCTAGGTGCAAACATGAGTTATGGTGGCCCAGGTTTTGGATTTATGAATACTACGAAAAAACTTATGAGAAAAATGCCAGGTAGGATAGTTGGTGAAACTGAAGATGTGGAAGGAAAAAGAGGTTTCGTTTTAACACTTCAAGCTAGAGAACAACATATAAGAAGAGAAAAAGCAACTTCTAATATTTGTTCAGACCAAACAGCAGTAGCGATAGGTGCAGCTGTTTATATGGCTACTTTGGGAAAAGAAGGGATAAAGGAAGTAGCAGAACAATGTGTAGCTAAATCACATTATGCATATAATGAGTTAATTAAATCTGGAAAATATAAGCCTGTATTTAATAAGCCATTCTTTAAAGAATTTGTAGTAAAGAGCGAAACTTCACCTTGTGAAATTAATGATAAATTATTAGAAAATAATATTTTAGGTGGATATGATTTAGGAAAAGTTTACTCAGAATATGAAAATTCTATGTTATTTTGTGTTACAGAAAAAAGAACAAGGGAAGATATAGATAATTTAGTTAAAGTGATGGAGGCGATATAA
- the gcvH gene encoding glycine cleavage system protein GcvH, producing MKVLNNLLYTKDHEWIKVEDNKAYIGITDCAQRMLGDIVFVELPEVDDEIEKGGTFATIESVKAASDSYMPAGGTVIEINEELEDNPAALNEEPYKNWIIAIELKDKSELEELIKPEDYETICAKLEEEA from the coding sequence ATGAAAGTTTTAAACAATTTACTTTATACTAAGGATCATGAATGGATAAAGGTAGAAGATAATAAAGCATATATAGGAATAACTGATTGTGCACAACGTATGCTTGGGGATATAGTTTTTGTTGAACTACCAGAAGTTGATGATGAAATAGAAAAGGGTGGAACTTTTGCAACTATAGAATCTGTTAAAGCAGCATCAGACAGCTATATGCCAGCTGGTGGAACAGTTATAGAAATTAATGAAGAGTTAGAGGATAATCCAGCAGCATTAAATGAAGAGCCATATAAAAATTGGATTATTGCAATAGAATTAAAGGATAAAAGTGAATTGGAAGAGTTAATAAAACCAGAAGATTATGAAACAATATGCGCAAAGTTAGAGGAGGAGGCGTAA